A region from the Tachyglossus aculeatus isolate mTacAcu1 chromosome 5, mTacAcu1.pri, whole genome shotgun sequence genome encodes:
- the LOC119928750 gene encoding N-acetylgalactosamine kinase-like — protein sequence MMAVAPDTRRVQVAEHPRLLNLKEKFISKFGATPKFYARAPGRVNLIGEHIDYCGYSVLPMAVEQDILIAVEPVQTQVLQLANTNPLYPDFSSSVNDIQINAAQPLWHNYFLCGLKGIQEHFSLRNLTGMNCLVDGNIPASSGLSSSSALVCCAGLVAITAYGLTLSKPRTNIHLFHSHKTNVPNSLQRLTQRAYMILFEHLEVFSYGMPENFCCFPSGKTGTKEAPQRFGCDSAR from the exons atgATGGCGGTGGCTCCGGACACACGGCGGGTCCAGGTGGCCGAGCATCCCAGATTGCTGAACTTGAAGGAGAAGTTCATCTCCAAGTTTGGAGCCACTCCTAAATTTTATGCGCGAGCCCCAGGGCGAGTCAACCTAATAGGAGAGCACATAGATTACTGTGGATACTCTGTCCTGCCTATGGCGGTAGAGCAGGATATACTAATCGCAGTTGAACCTGTGCAAACCCAAGTTCTCCAACTGGCCAATACTAACCCTCTCTATCCGGATTTCAGCAGCAGCGTTAACGACATTCAGATTAACGCAGCCCAACCTCTGTGGCACAACTATTTCCTGTGTGGACTGAAAGGAATTCAGGAACACTTCAGCCTCAGGAACCTGACAGGGATGAACTGCCTGGTGGACGGGAACATCCCTGCCAGCTCTGGGCTCTCTAGCTCCAGTGCCTTAGTCTGCTGTGCCGGGCTCGTGGCCATCACCGCTTACGGATTGACCCTCTCcaagccca GAACAAATATTCACCTCTTCCATTCACATAAGACTAATGTCCCAAACTCCCTTCAAAGGCTAACGCAGAGAGCATACATGATTCTCTTTGAACATTTGGAAGTGTTTTCCTATGGCATGCCAGAAAATTTCTGCTGCTTCCCATCAGGGAAGACTGGGACCAAGGAAGCCCCGCAAAGATTTGGTTGTGATTCTGCcagataa